The genomic region CAAGTCATCAACCTCCTTACGGTAATTACCAAATTCAAATATGCCTTCACTTTCCCTGAAATGCAACAGTTGCTAGAATACAATTTGACTTACGGCTTCAAATAACATTAAGTTTTGACTTTGTACAAGTCTAtttgacttcaaaagtcaaaGTGCACCATGTACATTGTGACTTACCCATTTCCTGAAAAATCAAAGCGAAATGCACTAATCCCATGTTTTTCTAAACCAAAAGCAAGTTCCACCATCATATTGTACTCCTGAGGAAAGAACACGCTTAGAATTAGAAGTGGCAATTTTGACCAATTTGACTATGAACAGGTGGATTTGGGCTCCATAACGGCCAAATCGGTTGAACGAGGTAAAACAAGTCGAAAGTTACAAAAAGTGTATTTTTAATGCATTAACCTCCTTAATCAATTTATTCAAAAAAATGTATTAAGACTGATCATATAGCTTTTGTTACGTTACAATAACATGCACAAGAAGGTGTTTAATGTTTTGGGTCAACTTGACACGATCTGTTTCTGATCGATACTAAAAATTACTCACTACCCAACCGCCCATCTTGCGAACTTTGCATTTGAGTCATTTCATCAACACACGCGTGTGCACAACACATACACACCCATCAACCAATGCAAATACTTCTAACAAAATAACAATAAATTCCCACTAACCCGAGCAACGAATTTCTACaaattaggggctgtttgtttagctcttaatggtttagacctcttactggttgaacgcttaatggttcagactgtttgtttcgcgaatagatgtctgaatggttcagacttcagacatttgcctctgaatggttaagcattataccgagtctgaatggttaagacctctaatctgaattggtcagacatttgcctctgaacggttaagcattatactgactcttaatggttcagacctcttactactTCGgcacttactggttcagcacttaatcattcagaagttgccaaacagccccttagttagCATGTATAGGTCTTACTCCAGACCAGAAGAAATCTTAACCAGAGATTAAGCTTGGAGATGCAATAGGGCGGAGTGAAATTATAAAAAGCAGTTATGaatatttattaaaaatttaaaactatATTGTTTTGATGTCATTTTATCAAAGGTTTTTATTACCTAATCTTGGGCACGTAACACACATGTGGTAACGGGTTACACAAGGCTTTTCAAGGGATATACTATAAATCCATCCACATCGCGAGGGGAGCATGGGCGCCACTGACTGCCCTCCACGTCGGCCTGCCCGGCTTCACGGGCAGAACATTAAAGTTTGTCTAATAACAAaagactaaagttttatttctaCACCTTAAATTGAATATAAGACACTAATTTGTTGTTGTAGGAGCTGTTTTCTAGCTGTTTATTGTCATTTGAATCCAAAGTTTGCTGTTTTTTTTTTGCCTATTGTCACGGGCCAAATGTTTGAAGATCGCAATGCTATGGGCTGTGCTTGAACGCTTGGGTTACTGGCTAGCCCTGGACTTTATCGGGGGACGGAGTCAGTGTCAATGAAGAGGTGTACGTGCCTAGTCGTGCAAACGACGAACGCACCACTGGTCGAGAGCTGGCGCCGCTCTCCTGATGAGTCCAAGGCAGGACGAAACCAGTAACCCACACAAAGAAGCGGGATGGATTGGCTTGTCCCCGGGGACGCCACACGGGGCTCGAAAAGTAACCCCGTGACACTGTGCTCCTTTTAGTTATAACATTCATCATCTtatatatatacctaaaatatttataaaacttgGAAGATAATTGAAAAAAGAAGATGTACCTTTGTGCATTGGAATCCATGGCACAAGACTACAATATCTTTGGACCCTGTATCGTGTAACAACCCCACAAGTTTCTCACCATGATTATTTTGTATAACTATTCTCTTCTGTTCAATCCCTGAAACAATTGAATGCAAATATTCAAATCTTGTAATGTCAAAGGGGGTTAATCATAAATTCAGAGATTAACCCAAAAGCAAGTGAATTTAGAGTAAGATTGAAGTGGGTATACAGAAAGATCGCCTGAAAAACAAAACTGACCTGGGTTTTGATCGAGGTTTGCGGTGGTGGAGTCACCGGCGGCCATCTTCAGGTGAATTGGTCTAGTGGTAGTGTTGAGAGTGAGATTGTGGGAGTGTTTGTTGATGAGTAGTAATCTTTGTTTGAATCTAGAATCCGATAAAGAAGGAGTTCTGGTAGCGGTTATCAAGTTGGAGGATGTTAAATCAACCATGTGAATCATAGTCCCCACTTTTTGCTACCGTAGGAGAATCTTAATGTTTTTTTACTTATTTATGGTACATGGGTAGATCTCAATAAATCAAGAGAACAAGATATATTAACGATTTTTTAATATTGAATCTTGATGACTGTAACAATATAACCACCTCTATATGCTATAGCCATGACTCAAAATGATTACTATCACCTTCTACGTCAGTTTCATATACCCCACTCTCATCCACCACCTTACACCTCACTCCCTCGATCAAAATCCCCTAACTAATTGAAAGAGAGTCGTAGTTGCCGTGAATTAAACCATGCGAACCACCATGGTTTGGGAAGGAGGTGGTGTATCTCGTAAACCATGTTACACATGGAAATTCATGACTCAAACCaatggcggatctagaaaattttcttagcggtaacgaaatcgaaaaaaacgtcaaaaaatgtcaattttttccaaaattacactaccgccggagcgccaagcggcagcggaggctaccccttcccctagggtaggtccgcccctgactCAAACTACCATCCCTACACAAGATAGCCTTAGCATGCGCTATTATGAGGTCGGTTCGATGAGCTTTTCGTACGGATCACTTTATTGTTTATAGCTTGAGATCAGGTTAGAGAGAGCAGAGAACAACTTCATAACATCTATTGGTAAGAAAATTTATGTATTTTTAGATTTACatcataaataataataataataataataataataataataataataatatataataacgtAATTACGTACTGATGTGACATTACACTTGTTAAGTATGATATGTGATTATAGATGTAGGGTCATATTGAGCATTTGTTACTCTTTGCACATATGGTACGTAATTACGTActgtaacataatcacataatattACATAATCACGTAACTATATAGcttgtaaaatatatatttttttttaaattaagaaaactACAACTCTACTTAAAAAGAATGAAATGTtcgttaatacggtgtaattttttttaaatataatcgtATGAAAACGTTATAGCCATTTGAAAATTGGGGAGAAAGTAGATCAGGTGAGAAAAAGATCATAATACCCTTTTTTCAATTTGTGTTTCCATTTGTGGAATTGTTGTTTTTACAATACTACCATCGCATCAGATTCCAAACTATAGCGTTTACCTTCAAAAAGTACataaaacgtactcgatgtttgcaaacccttacaCGTTACGTACTCTGAAAATTCACAAAAAAAAGGTAGCATAAGCCTATATGTATTAAAGCATAAATGGAAGCAAATAGATCAACCTCGGTCAGGACTCATACAATATGTCCTAAATAAATAACCTTCATTTTTATAGTTTGGGCAAACTTAAGGCCTAACAATACATCATTACCCCATTCCTCATGCATCAAACAATTCAAATAGCTATAACTAACAATGTGTTTGAGGCATATGGTAGTCATGAATAAATTTAAACTACTACGATCACAACATTGTGACGTCAGAATTCAATAGTTGAGCCCTTCAATTGGGCAAAAAAGGCGGCAGGGTAATAGTATTGGCCCaacaaaattacgattttatcatgttttaaaaTAACGATTTTGccatgattttaaatttatgttttcgcccccgcttaaaaataaatttacgcttttgctcccagctaaatatttcaattttgcaCCCCGgtaaaaaattacgattttgccccgttccAACCCTTAAAAATACAATTTTCCCATCAGTTCAAAAGTATGTTTTTACCCCCATTCAAAAATAAACCTACGCTTTTGCTCCTGCCTAAAAATTCCAATTTTGccatcggttcaaaattacgattttaccccgtataaatttatagtttttgccattagttttttttctcccagccaagttacgattttaccctcaacTTAACTTTAGATTTtccccatcgtttttgtttgttttcccggtgacattacaattttgcccccagtgtaaaattacagtcgtgccggcaacttcctggcactcccccgttggtccatttagtttacaatttatccccgaattaaaattatgatttggccctcagttaaaaattacgtttttcccatcGATTTAGtttttttaccaaaactataaaggttttttgttttacttggtttactcgatttaattttttttcgtcTCAAGGAGTTTCCTAACACTAACTCATTAGTCCTTAAAAATTACACATTTGCCCCgagcccaaaattacggtcttatcatcgtttttgttttttttccctAGAAAAATTATAGTAgtatttttttaattggttgagaattattcagctatcgccccgcaacgcgggcggggcatctactagttATGTACAAATGGTCAAACCATATGATATTCATGTTCTCATTTTAGCAGTTTAGACAAGGCAAATATTTCCACAAACACATGGTGGGCATCAATCAAATGAAATTCAATCAAGTTACATCATTATTGCCCATTCCTCATGCATCAAACATTTCAAACAACTATAATTGACGATGTGTTTGGGGCATATGATAGTCATGAATAAATTATGTAACAATGGTCAAACCATATGATAGTCATGGTCGTTGTTACTTATACATAGACTTGAAGAAAAGCTTTTGAAGAGGCGAAATTGTACCAAAGAAAAGTTTGAATTGAAGAAAAGCTTTCGAATTATAGAAAAGCTTTTGAAAGcggttcatttaactaatcggtGGTGGCAGTATGCCAATTCAATCGTTGGTAGTATGCCAATTTTGAAAGCGATTTGTttttgaagataggaaaatcttaaCAATTTGTTAAATTAAAAagtataaaattataaattttacGTAAATGTTACATGTATTTTcgtataatattaataataactgAATAAatgatttgttttttttatacGGTGTTATAATTGACAATTTGATATTTGCAACTTATACCAATAGTTTAATTTTATATACAACGAGTTGACgctaacccgcgcgttgcggcgggatgttGGTTATAATCTTTCTTTTGCGTCACGGCTTGGGGACAAACGGCGCATTCATAGCACGTGCATTCGCCAACGCTGGTGTTGACTACCATATAACCAATCGAAAAGTATATGTAATAATTATAAACCCGTTGCAGTGTGTTAATGCATAAAAATTAGATTGAGACGCAAAAcatagaaaataaaaactaagtcGACCTAGTAACCACGCGTTCTAATGAGGCTATTAAACGGAAAAAATAGATTAAATGTTGAATCATACACGTACGTTAAAGCGTCTTGAATCACAAAATTTAGATTGAAATGTAAaagataatttttttaaattaaattgatTTCAATTACGTGTTGCTAATGGTTAGATCTCAGTTATCACTGAGAATTACAAAAAGACAATTAAATAACATAATTATATAGTTTCCTAGGCAGAAGTATGAACATTAAACAATCCCATTATTTAACTAAAAGAATCTATATGTTCTTCATATATCAAACAAATTATGCGGCTTGCCAATACTTCACAACAAAAGATGGTAAAATATAAACTGCCCTCTATTTTTTCAAAACCACAAATTCTGCTAAAAAAGGAAATTAATGTATCAAAAAGATAAGGTTAAAGTTTTGGTAAAACATGGGTTTCACTTTTAAAATTACAACCAGTGAAAAAAAATGTTCATCCATAGTAATATCATGACagagatgatgtaaacacaaccaTGAAAGCATGGAACCGTATCACGTTTTGATTCTTGCTCCTCCATAGTGTTGGTGGGAGCGAGTGATCTCATCGTGGCTTCTCTCTTCTTATCCGTGTGCCAACGATTCTGCCCATTGAGCCATTTCTTTTTTATTTCAGTGTTAGTGGACATTTTGTTCTTGAAGGCGGTGGTAGCATGGAGGATTTTATTGGTGGGGGATCTGATTGGTTCCGCTTGTACTATCACCCTCACTTGTCACTTATATTTTAAAacttgattgtgattttgatgtGTTATTAATATGAACAAACTTTGGTTGATAACTCCGGAGGATGTTACCGGAATAGTCATGACGGTTCCGTAAAAGATGCAATGCATCGGTTTATGGCTTTACAATAAGTTGCCCCTCTTCGTTGTTTGGTGATTGTGAATTTAATTTGCGCCTCTTCGTTGCTTGTTATTGATTGTCAATTTTGCAGCGTTATTACTATAAACAAAATTTGGTTGTTAAAAATCCCGAAGTTTTATGGGACGCACGAAGAAGACGACATGTTTCATTTCTAGGTGTAATCAAAGGGACGCTCCGCCTAATCGTGCTTGATCGTCTTCACAATAAGGTGTGCCTTTTGATGTTTTATTACTATGAACCCATACCAATGATGGAACACAGAGACATTTAATACCAATGTAATTCACATGTACATCAAAGAAAACTAATGACTTTCTTCATAAGAcaacataaaacaaaaaaaaatgtattttaaaAACAAATTCACCATGAACTTTAAACATACATATCGATTAACATGAATCTGCACAGGTAGTTGCAGATTGTACAAACAAAAAATCGTATGCAAATTGTTAACATTAAAACGAATGTGTTGTTCATACCCCACATGAGAGAACCGAATAATCAGAAAAGAATACAGATGGCACCGGTACCCCTTTTGATCGTCTTCTTGATTTGATTCGTTCTTCACAACCTTTGATATGATTCAAATTTGATGGCCCTATAATCGGATTAACAGGCACATATGAATCAAGATGAACACGAACAATTAAGAAGAACACTACCGGCCCTATTTATATCCACCAGAGGATGTTACCGGAGTATACACCACGGTTCCGTAAAGGATGCGACGTTTCGGTTTAGATTAGAAAAGTGGGGGAGAAGGTAGTTTTTGTGTGGGTACAAAGTCAAACGGTGCGTCTGTTGGAAAATTTTGGAAAGCATTGTGAGTTATGACTTTATGATACAAAGCCAAACGGTGCGAAGCATTGCGTCTATTAGTTGCTTTTTGTATATAGGTGCTTTTTGTATATAGGTATAACTAGTTTAAgaacccgtgtgttacacgggtagTTTAAAACAAACATTTTGTTATTTAATAGTGTTACATAAACTTTTAaaagataatttttttttatgtctTGTTTGTAATTTCTTTTTTATTCTAGTTGGTAATTTTTGTcttaattgtttttttaattaccttattttgttataaatttgtTATGTACTTgcttactaaacaaacaaacacatatAGACTAATTTACGTCAAATTATAAAGCATGGTCCTCATTTCTTTTTATCGTTTATTTTTTCCATAATATACTTGCTTACTTTAACTAACAAAAAACAAAATTTTGTAACTTTCTTACAAATTAAACTATTTCTACTTGAAGGTGACCCAAAACAATTTAGTCTTGTTCGATTACATTAAAAGAGACTATTGTTACCTGATAAAATATGAGTTGGGTTGAACCCGCAAACActcccgtttagcacccctagaTTTGTCTTTGTTGCTTCTTATATTGCACCTGGGATTCTCTTGAAAGGGCGTataaatttcaacttttcaaCATTTACCTTTTAGTCAACCAAAAGACCATCAATGCAAATATGCCCTTGATAATTAAAACGACAAAAGGCTTGTTAAGATTAGATGAAACCTTTTGGTAAAAAGGATTTaaaaaattcaacaatcaagaAACTCTATATGGTGAGAATGCAACAGACAAACTTTGAATTTAACATTATAATAAGTCAATTAAGATAATATGTCAAACTAATGTTAATTACCTCAAAGCTAAGTTACAATATCAATCTGAACTTCAAATAATTTATTGATGTTGAGGGGGAGGATTTAAGAAAACATAATGGAACTCAACAGGCACTACATATGCATATGAAGGATGAGGCGGCTATGACTATGAAGAGCCGCAAAAGATTTGTACTAAACCGATGACTTAAGTCTTAAGGATCAATTTGAAAACGAAAGCATAAATGATAACTTACAGCAAAGGGATTAACATTATCGCCATCGTCAAACAGATTATGATATAACATCAAGCAGGGTTCGATTATAGCTAAATCGTATTGGAATCCATCGAAAGTCCATAGCCTTTTTAACAGATTAGACGACAACGATTGAGGGATACCGAATGAAATAAACGTTAACTGAGAAATGCATTCGAAATTTAAGATTGCCAGAAATCAAAAGCACTACATTTCTAATGGAATCTATCAAATACCACAGAGATTAGTAACAAATTGTTTAATATAGCACTATAAAAGTTGTTGATATTTTCATACGGATACAAAAACTTAGCCAACATCAAGATCAACATACCGTTATAACCAGTCTAAAACTACATGCTCAGCCATACATTTAAAGGACCAAAAAGACTATCACCCGAATCTATCATCACATAATATTCACCATTTAAAGACAAATGGcccaaatcatctcatttattaatatcTATAGATTTAGAAATTTAGAATGGATTCCCTCCCAAAATCACAAAACACCTCAACCATAggttgccacatcatcaaaaagcTCCGTTAATACAGGTCAACGAAAAAAACTAACTGCTACATACTACAATATATTACAGTTATAAATAAATAgataataatattattttaaaCTTTTACTTTTATTCAATATTTGTTCATCATCTCATTCAAATTGATTTAAACTGAAAAGAACTTGTTAATTCTAAACATATTGGtatcaagagagagagagagagagagagagattttaCCGATTTGAAGCTACGAAATGAGCGCAAGATTGTGAAGAACAATAACAGTTTTGGTGGGAACGATGACGGAGACTTGATGAACGCCTTCGAGGGGTTTAAGAATCCTGTCGATCAGTTGCGCCTCAGATGAACAACATAGACCCAACACATCGAAATAGCTTCTCTCCATGTCCTTTGATGAATCTCCAGCCATCTCTCCAAAATCTCCAATAGACTTCATGCATAAGGACATAGCATTGTTCATTATAAGATTTATAACAAATCTTATTAATAACCACTTGTAACTTAAAACCCGAGAGGTTTACAATCATTAGCCACTCATAGGCCCACTAACGTTAATAGAGattcattttaaataaaatattaataagtTTGCCACTCCATTCTATTAGCCCCATGAAGCCTATGATTTGCTCTTCCAAGTTTCATTGTTCCAACTAATCTTATTCCCACATGTGGCAGGGTATTTTAGTGTCATAATCACACATTTTTATTTGTTTGCATTCCAAACAAAAGAATTACTGAAAGAAATTGTACCTGGTGTGTAATACTTGCTGAATTTGTCCACATATCTTTGAGTTAAAAATTGATTTTAGTTACTTTGACTGAAGTCACCTTGGTTGTAAGCTTTGAAGGATAATCTTTTGTGAAAGACTCTCACTATTCCCA from Helianthus annuus cultivar XRQ/B chromosome 10, HanXRQr2.0-SUNRISE, whole genome shotgun sequence harbors:
- the LOC110886972 gene encoding uncharacterized protein LOC110886972 isoform X2 gives rise to the protein MIHMVDLTSSNLITATRTPSLSDSRFKQRLLLINKHSHNLTLNTTTRPIHLKMAAGDSTTANLDQNPGIEQKRIVIQNNHGEKLVGLLHDTGSKDIVVLCHGFQCTKEYNMMVELAFGLEKHGISAFRFDFSGNGESEGIFEFGNYRKEVDDLQAVIQHFAAENRVVSAILGHSKGESSFRVTKESLMERLNTNMHEAGLKVDQDCKVLTVHGSVDEVIPVEDASAFAKTIPNHELRIIEGANHGYTNHRDELVSVVLNFLKNNMHRA